One cyanobiont of Ornithocercus magnificus DNA segment encodes these proteins:
- a CDS encoding F0F1 ATP synthase subunit B' gives MPWLLFAEGGVPEGGLFDLDATLPLMAAQVVLLTFLLNSLFFRPVGKVVEERESLISTSRVDAKQKLAQVKRLELELAEQLRGARQAAQQVILEAEQEVDRLYREAMVEAEIEASRTRNSARQEIEAQRESAYAQLTTQVNQLSSLIIERLLNV, from the coding sequence ATGCCCTGGCTTCTGTTTGCTGAAGGAGGTGTTCCCGAGGGGGGCCTCTTCGACCTTGATGCCACTCTGCCGCTGATGGCAGCTCAGGTAGTGCTTCTTACCTTCCTTCTTAACTCCCTTTTCTTCCGTCCAGTCGGCAAGGTAGTGGAAGAACGCGAAAGCCTTATCTCTACTAGCCGCGTTGATGCTAAGCAGAAGCTTGCCCAAGTTAAGCGTCTTGAGCTTGAGCTTGCTGAACAGCTCCGTGGTGCCCGACAGGCTGCTCAACAAGTCATTCTCGAGGCAGAGCAGGAAGTTGACCGCCTGTACCGGGAGGCCATGGTCGAGGCTGAGATTGAAGCAAGCCGCACCCGCAATAGTGCTCGCCAGGAAATCGAAGCACAGCGCGAATCTGCCTACGCCCAACTTACAACTCAAGTGAATCAGCTCAGTTCACTGATCATTGAACGTCTTCTGAATGTATGA
- a CDS encoding ATP synthase F0 subunit C, with protein sequence MSDLTSAASVLAAALAVGLAAIGPGIGQGTAAGQAVEGIARQPEAEGKIRGTLLLSLAFMEALTIYGLVVGLVLLFANPFAG encoded by the coding sequence ATGAGTGACCTGACCTCCGCCGCCTCCGTTCTGGCTGCTGCTCTAGCAGTAGGCCTAGCCGCTATCGGTCCTGGCATTGGCCAGGGCACCGCAGCCGGTCAGGCTGTGGAGGGCATTGCCCGCCAGCCTGAAGCTGAAGGAAAGATCCGCGGTACATTACTGCTCTCTCTGGCCTTCATGGAAGCACTGACTATTTACGGCCTTGTGGTGGGCTTGGTGCTCTTGTTTGCTAATCCCTTCGCTGGCTGA
- a CDS encoding ATP synthase subunit A has product MVPLLHSLPFAELEVGQHLYWRIGNLNLHGQVFISSWVVIGGLLLLVVAGTRRMETDPKGVQNLLEFLWDYLRDLARDQIGEKAYRDWLPFIGTLFLFIFVCNWGGALIPWRLVELPSGELGAPTADINTTVAMALLVSLAYFYAGLSRKGLRYFEYYVEPTPIMLPFKIIEDFTKPLSLSFRLFGNILADELVVAVLAFLVPVLVPLPAMFLGLFTSAIQALIFSTLAANYIGEAVHEETE; this is encoded by the coding sequence ATGGTCCCGTTGCTTCATTCCTTGCCATTCGCTGAGTTGGAAGTCGGTCAGCACCTCTACTGGCGAATTGGTAATCTTAATCTTCACGGCCAGGTGTTTATCAGCTCCTGGGTAGTTATTGGAGGGCTACTACTTTTGGTAGTAGCAGGGACTCGTCGAATGGAAACTGATCCGAAAGGCGTGCAAAACCTACTCGAGTTCCTCTGGGATTACTTGCGCGATCTAGCTCGTGACCAAATTGGCGAGAAGGCTTATCGAGACTGGCTTCCGTTTATTGGGACCCTATTCCTGTTTATTTTTGTCTGCAACTGGGGTGGTGCATTAATCCCTTGGCGTCTTGTAGAACTGCCAAGCGGTGAGCTGGGAGCTCCTACTGCAGACATCAATACGACTGTGGCTATGGCCTTGTTGGTATCACTTGCGTACTTTTACGCTGGTCTTAGCCGGAAGGGTCTGCGCTATTTCGAGTACTACGTGGAGCCTACGCCGATCATGCTCCCTTTCAAGATTATCGAGGACTTTACCAAGCCTTTATCTCTTTCCTTTCGTCTATTTGGTAACATCCTAGCTGATGAACTTGTCGTGGCGGTTCTAGCCTTTCTAGTGCCAGTGCTAGTACCTCTGCCAGCCATGTTCCTTGGGCTATTCACTAGTGCTATCCAGGCACTGATCTTTTCTACCCTTGCCGCCAACTATATAGGTGAGGCCGTACACGAAGAGACAGAATAG
- a CDS encoding ATP synthase — translation MEDYARLQRRLMLATLAISLVTALVTLLWFGPRVACSLLLGSLAGLVYLRLLARSVARLGSGSYQIGRFQLAIPVMLIVAAARLPQLSILPAFLGFLLYKPALIIQAIIDA, via the coding sequence ATGGAAGATTATGCTCGCTTACAGCGTCGTCTGATGCTGGCCACTCTTGCAATCTCCCTAGTGACGGCACTTGTCACACTTCTATGGTTTGGCCCAAGAGTGGCCTGTAGCTTGCTTCTAGGCTCGCTTGCTGGTCTCGTTTATCTACGCTTGCTTGCCCGCAGTGTTGCCAGACTTGGTAGTGGCTCTTACCAAATCGGTAGATTTCAGCTAGCTATTCCAGTGATGCTGATCGTAGCAGCAGCCCGCTTGCCACAGCTAAGTATATTGCCAGCTTTTCTGGGATTCTTGCTTTACAAGCCAGCACTCATCATTCAGGCGATCATAGACGCCTGA